A region of the Legionella sp. PATHC035 genome:
AAAATGAAACAGGCGCTTCACCAGCAGCAGCCCCTAGCATTCCTAATGCCTGGGTTAAACCGGCTAATAAACCGAGCATGGTAGGTGGAAACCAGGATGTAGCTAATCTTAATGAGCAGATAAAAGCAAATGCCGCACTGAAGCCTATGAGCATTCTACCTATTGAGGCCATGAACAAGCCATCTGCAAGACCAAAAACACAACATCCGAACGCAGTAACTAATGACATTACTGTGAGTAGCCAACGGATACTTAATCGGTCTACCGTAAGACCTACAGGGATTTGCATTAAAATATAGGGGACATAAAATGATGCAGTGATTATCCCAAAACCCGCTTCATTAATCCCAAAATCCATTTGCAAGTATCGATGCATTACGCCGGGTGCAACACGAGCCATATAATCAGAAAAATAGAACGCAGCAGCCAACCCCCATACTAACCAAGCAAATCCTAAATAATTTTTTTGGTTATAAATTTCTACTCTAGACTCATGTATTTTGTTCATAAACTCTCTACACTAATAAAAATCCTAATTAGTTTTGTTCGATTGAAAAGGTACTAACTGGTAGACACATCAAAAACAAACCTCCAGGATAGAGTTTGTTACCATTCCATTTACATTCCGAGTTCACTAGTACATCTTTAACGGTATGAAATAGAATCAAACCCTAATATACTTATCCAAAAAATGAGCAATAATTCAGCAAAACAAAACCTACATTATACTGGTGTTGTCATTTATTTCAACACATAGTTTGATTTCATTTTCATAGGTATAGAAAATGGTTATAATTTACAAACTTAATATCCAATTTTGTAAACAAATATCACAAACTGATCTATTTATTACTAAGGCTAAAAATGAATGCTCTTAATCATGCAATAAAAGAGGCACTTAATGCAGCTGGAAATAACAAAGAAGCGAATAAAGCCTATCTTGAGTTTATTAAAGCAAATTTTATTATACCCATTGAAAAAAATTCAGATGACAATCAACCTAAGGTATTGTTTTTACAAGAGCAAGGACACATTTTTCTTCCTGTGTTTTCTGAAATGAGTTATCTTGATACGTGGGCTGGTGACATCGCTACCGACATAAAACTTCTTAAATTATCGGGTGTGGATTTACTTAAA
Encoded here:
- a CDS encoding SseB family protein yields the protein MNALNHAIKEALNAAGNNKEANKAYLEFIKANFIIPIEKNSDDNQPKVLFLQEQGHIFLPVFSEMSYLDTWAGDIATDIKLLKLSGVDLLKGLGENVTVCLNIGSDIYKEFNPSETARMRSMVLKFFKD